A region of the Arenibacter antarcticus genome:
GCGACGCTATTACAAGAAGAGATTCTGTAAACCTGTCCTTAGTTCAAAGTTTAAAAGGTGTTCTTGGAAACTTGGATGATGAAGACATCGAAATTAGCGTTGAAAAAGGAGTTGTTTTTGTTTCTATTTCCGATAAATTATTATTTAGAAGTGGTAGCTATACAGTAACCAATAAAGCTAAGGATGTATTGGGTAAAGTTGCTCAGGTAGTCAACAACAAACCAGATTTCGAATTTATGGTTGAAGGTCACACTGATCCACTTTCGTACAGAAGCGGTGTATTGTTGGACAACTGGGATTTGAGTGTTAAACGCGCTACTTCTGTTGTTCGTATCCTACAGAACGATTACAACGTAGATCCAAAGCGTATGACTGCTGCAGGTAGATCTCAATATGTTCCTGTATCAGATACTGATAGAGCTAAGAACAGAAGAACTCGTATCGTAGTACTTCCAAAAATTGATCAGTTCTACAGCATGATCGAAGAAGGAATGAAAGATCCTAAAATTAACTAAGGGATACTTCTTATAAATTTTAAAAGCGACCAAATTGGTCGCTTTTTTTTTGTGGTAAACTTTAAATTTTAATGCTTAGAACTAATAATTTTAAGCAGAGTTTTAGAGGAAGATCAAGCTTAATAGATCAATTTAAGTGAAGTAATGGAATAATTCAAAACTCTTCGTCACGTAAATCCTAGTTTCCTAAAAACAGGAAATACGTACTATGACGCTTAAAAAATATCTAGACTCCCCTTCCCTTCCCTTACAATTATAGGTTCGTCCTCGGAGAGGTCTATAACCGTAGAACCAACGTTATCCCCATATCCACCATCTATTACAACATCGACAAGGTTTTTCCATTTCTCATAGATCAATTCTGGATCGGTGGTATATTCCAATACGGTATCCTCATCCCTTATCGAGGTTGAGATTATAGGATTTCCCAAGACCTCCACCAATGATCGGGCAATAGAATTGTCGGGGACCCTTATACCCACCGTTTTCTTCTTTTTAAACTCTTTTGGTAGGTTATTGTTCCCTGGGAGTATAAAGGTATAAGGACCAGGTAAAGCCCTCTTAAGGATCTTGAAAGTTGCTGAATCAATTTGACGAACATAGTCAGACAAGTTACTCAGATCCGCACAAATAAAGGACCAATTTGCCTTGGCCAATTTCACCCCCTTGATCCTAGCAATTTTTTCCAACGCTTTGGTATTGGTAATATCACAACCCAAACCATATACCGTATCTGTCGGGTAGATTATCAATCCACCTTTGCGTAAAATATTGACCACCTTGTTAATTTCCTTAGGATTAGGATTTTCCGGATAAATTTTAATAAATTCAGACATAGTATTCGTTCAAAATAAACGTTATCAATTTAAGAAATAATTTTTCATGTATAAGCTACCACATATTCTACTTCTCGGCTTCCTTTTTTTTTGCATCACTTCCTGTTCGGAA
Encoded here:
- a CDS encoding OmpA family protein is translated as MRKIILGCLGATLLLSSCVSQKKYANLEAKAKETQDLLNSATVKLNTCLEDKAAATSKMQTLEDQNKFLKSNNQDLINNMGNLTTLTSKGADNLEKSLESLKERDLTIRKLSDAITRRDSVNLSLVQSLKGVLGNLDDEDIEISVEKGVVFVSISDKLLFRSGSYTVTNKAKDVLGKVAQVVNNKPDFEFMVEGHTDPLSYRSGVLLDNWDLSVKRATSVVRILQNDYNVDPKRMTAAGRSQYVPVSDTDRAKNRRTRIVVLPKIDQFYSMIEEGMKDPKIN
- a CDS encoding L-threonylcarbamoyladenylate synthase, yielding MSEFIKIYPENPNPKEINKVVNILRKGGLIIYPTDTVYGLGCDITNTKALEKIARIKGVKLAKANWSFICADLSNLSDYVRQIDSATFKILKRALPGPYTFILPGNNNLPKEFKKKKTVGIRVPDNSIARSLVEVLGNPIISTSIRDEDTVLEYTTDPELIYEKWKNLVDVVIDGGYGDNVGSTVIDLSEDEPIIVREGKGSLDIF